A window from Mycobacterium saskatchewanense encodes these proteins:
- a CDS encoding DUF1330 domain-containing protein has translation MTDTRMSASLGPTPEQFAALAGRPADAPVVMVNLLKFTSPGGVESYQRYGREVAPHLERVGATVRYLGTAPAFVIGDGERPWWDAILIVEYPTPQAFIDMVTTPEYAAVHEHRAAGLDRGDLIATSAWSLGD, from the coding sequence ATGACGGACACCCGCATGAGCGCCTCGTTGGGACCCACCCCCGAGCAGTTCGCGGCGTTGGCGGGCCGGCCGGCGGACGCACCAGTCGTCATGGTCAACCTGCTGAAGTTCACGTCGCCGGGCGGCGTGGAGTCCTATCAGCGTTACGGCCGCGAAGTGGCGCCGCACCTCGAACGCGTAGGCGCCACCGTGCGCTACCTCGGCACCGCGCCGGCGTTCGTCATCGGCGACGGGGAAAGGCCTTGGTGGGACGCCATTCTCATCGTCGAGTACCCGACTCCGCAGGCGTTCATCGACATGGTGACGACCCCCGAATACGCCGCGGTGCACGAACATCGCGCAGCCGGGCTCGACCGCGGCGACCTCATCGCGACGTCCGCCTGGTCCCTCGGGGACTGA